The Deltaproteobacteria bacterium PRO3 genomic interval AACCCGTTCGTAAAGCGTAAAACGTAATGTCTTTGGCGTGTACATCCTTACGTTTTACGTTTTACGTTTTACCTCCATGCGCCTCAAAATACTCGAAGTTCAAGGCTATAAATCCTTCGCCAACAAGGTGGAATTCCTCTTTGACGGCGGCATCACCGCCATTGTTGGCCCCAACGGCAGCGGCAAATCTAACGTGGCCGACGCTATCCGCTGGGTGCTGGGCGAGCAAAGCTACACCAACCTGCGCGGCAAAAAGACCGAGGATATGATTTTCTCCGGTTCCGACGGCCGGGCGCGCCTGGGGCTGGCCAGCGTTACCCTGGTGCTGGACAACACCGACAAGTGGCTGCCGCTCGACTTTTCCGAAGTGACCATCTCGCGCCGGGCCTACCGCTCCGGTGAGAACGAATATTTCCTCAACGGCAGCCGGGTGCGGCTCAAAGATGTCTCTGAACTTTTAGCCAAAAGCGGCCTGAGCCGCCAAACCTACACCGTCATCGGCCAGGGAACCATTGACCGCGTTCTCTCGCTGCACGCCGAAGAGCGGCGAGGCCAATCTTTCCCCGCGGGCTAGATAGTAGGCAAGACTCAGGCCGATCCCACCCTCGCGACCCCCGGACTCGTAGCTCGCGGCCAGCGGAAACCCCAGGGCGAGGACGGTTTGGCGCTCGCGCATCGAGATGCGTTTGGCGGGGTACAGCAACACCGAGGCCTCAAGGCCCAGCTGCTGCCGGATCTCGCCGTCTCCGGCGCTCAGCCGATCGTAAAATAGCTTGGCGGCGACGCGCGGCCCGCCGCCGCCAAACTCGCCCCCCAAAGCCAGGCCCGCGGCCTCGGGGGCGAGGGCGAGGCCGACGGTCCCTTGAAAGAAAAAGACCCGTGTCGGCAGGATTTGACGACGGTACTCCTTAAGCCAGTCGTAGATCTCCGGGCGCCGCAGGACCTCCGGCGGGACATAAACGCTGATGGCCTCCAAGGCCTGGGGATGTCCTGATTCGACGGCGGCGCGCAGGACCTCTGGGCGCTCGCGCAGCTCCGGGTCGAGGGCGTGCAGGGCCCAGGGGTCTTTTCGGAGCCGATCCAAGATTTCTTGCGGAACCGGACTCTGCGGTTGTGAAGCCGGCGGGTAGGGATCCAGGACCTCGGGGCCGTCCGGACGACGAAGGACGGGGATCGGCAGGTGGACGCGGTCGTAGGGCGTGGCGGGACCCATGGGAAAAAACCTCGTATTGTGTGGAGTGCCGAAGGTGGATTTAGCGCCTTATCGCCTCGCGACAAGAGAAGTTTCGAAAAATCAAGAATCTCCGCCGGAACCGCCGGCCACCAGTTGCTTCGCCCCCAGCATGATCGACTCGGGGGTTTTGTGGTCGGCGCGCGGCATCGCCGGCTCGGCCTTGACCGGAAGGATCAGGTGGAAAGTGGAGCCCTTCCCCGCCTCGCTCTCGGCCCAGATCAGGCCCTGGTGCATCTCGACGAACTGCTTGGTCAGGGCGAGCCCCAAGCCCGTCCCTTGGTAACGCCGGGTGAAGGAGCTGTCGACCTGCTCGAAGACGTTGAAGACGGTCTTCAAGTCCTTGGGATCGATGCCGATCCCGGTGTCCCGCACCAGGATCGAGAAATAGCCCTCCGGACAGGGCGCCGGGGAGGCGGCGCGGGCGGAGAGCTCGGCGGGCAGCTCGCGCAGGTGCCCGGCCTCCAGGACGATGCTCCCCTCCTCCGGCGTGAACTTGATCGCGTTGGAAAGCAGGTTGAGCAGGATCTGGCGGATCTTCCGGGCGTCGGCGCGGCAGGCCGGCAGGTTTTTGCCGACCTTCAGCTCGAAGTGCTGCCGTTTCTTCTTGAGCAGGGGCGAAACGGAGCTGCCCACCTCTTGGACGAGGTCCTCGAGGCTGAAGTCCTCGAGGTTGAGCTCCATCTTGCCGGCCTCGACCTTGGCCAGGTCGAGGATGCTGTTGATCAGGTGCAAGAGGTGCTCGCCGTTGTTGATGACCTCGCGCAGGCTGTCCTTTTGCTCGGCGTTGAGCTCGCCCATCACCTCTTCCATCAGCAGCTCGGAGAAACCGATGATCGCGGTCAGGGGCGTGCGCAGCTCGTGGCTCATGATCGCAAGAAACTCGCTCTTGATCTTGTTGGCGCGCTCCAGCTCGATGTTCTTGTTCTTGATCTCCTCGAAGAGCTGGGCGCTTTCGATGGCCAGCGCCGCCTGGTTGGAGAAGTTCTCCAAAACGCCGATCCGCGTCTCGTCGACGAACTCGGTGCGCGAGATCCCGATCAGGGCCCCGATCACCCGGCGCTCGGCCACCAGC includes:
- a CDS encoding GAF domain-containing sensor histidine kinase translates to MKINASAILEDIKLPDYKGRHVFTAKLRLWIFIVFWVIGSIYFKGMWRSAPWIPLVIAMAFLLTGICYRNILRNRALMVSFVLELAADLVSMTLIVYITGGTQSNYFTLYLMYCVAAGMFYNYQVAIVAAILSIFFYGSLVLSMELGWLKPFVYSGEHASWFGNQTVIRYANLLLLIMFLPIVVYAVKISNFFSRLKQRALEERNKQLVALNRISSTIRRMTSPLEVIQQVLAGVVEGLGYDVCLLVMPNRATGLIEFFIPNQNPLVEQIEARLGFQLSEMKLTPGHPNSIFTAIRRNRLVFRQELSELVKGVDPHWSKELADRVQEEMGFKKFVIMPLVAERRVIGALIGISRTEFVDETRIGVLENFSNQAALAIESAQLFEEIKNKNIELERANKIKSEFLAIMSHELRTPLTAIIGFSELLMEEVMGELNAEQKDSLREVINNGEHLLHLINSILDLAKVEAGKMELNLEDFSLEDLVQEVGSSVSPLLKKKRQHFELKVGKNLPACRADARKIRQILLNLLSNAIKFTPEEGSIVLEAGHLRELPAELSARAASPAPCPEGYFSILVRDTGIGIDPKDLKTVFNVFEQVDSSFTRRYQGTGLGLALTKQFVEMHQGLIWAESEAGKGSTFHLILPVKAEPAMPRADHKTPESIMLGAKQLVAGGSGGDS